From the Deinococcus radiophilus genome, one window contains:
- a CDS encoding PIG-L deacetylase family protein, giving the protein MTDAPRLKLLLIVPHPDDEVYGAGGTIMEFEEAGQSCGLVTLTKGNAGRNLGLCDTPEQLAAMREVELEACLDVLGITVHEQHSFPDKALREYDFEELVEVSRAALERYRPEILLTFPPNGSNGHPDHQTTHRAVKVAWDKLPEGEQPELWYYAGSAAPEDDALLPSWLPANLRRDVTPYLTRKLKAIACHRTQALSTVDFIRKFPERITQETFYVVGGDTQRKDAE; this is encoded by the coding sequence ATGACCGATGCACCCCGCCTGAAACTGCTGCTGATCGTGCCTCACCCTGACGACGAGGTGTACGGCGCAGGCGGAACCATCATGGAATTCGAGGAAGCCGGGCAGTCCTGCGGTCTGGTCACGCTGACCAAGGGCAACGCAGGCCGCAACCTGGGCCTGTGCGACACGCCCGAGCAACTGGCCGCCATGCGCGAGGTCGAGCTGGAAGCCTGCCTGGACGTGCTGGGCATCACCGTTCACGAGCAGCATTCCTTTCCGGACAAGGCGCTACGTGAATACGACTTTGAGGAACTGGTAGAGGTCAGCCGAGCCGCCCTGGAACGCTACCGCCCTGAAATCCTGCTGACTTTTCCTCCCAACGGCTCCAACGGTCACCCGGACCACCAGACCACCCACCGCGCCGTCAAAGTTGCCTGGGACAAGCTGCCGGAGGGCGAGCAGCCAGAGCTGTGGTATTACGCAGGCAGTGCGGCCCCTGAAGACGACGCCCTGTTGCCCAGCTGGCTCCCGGCCAACCTGCGACGGGATGTGACCCCCTATCTCACCCGCAAGCTGAAAGCCATCGCCTGTCACCGTACCCAGGCGCTGAGTACGGTGGACTTTATCCGCAAATTCCCGGAGCGCATCACCCAAGAAACCTTCTACGTGGTAGGAGGAGACACGCAGCGAAAAGACGCGGAGTAA
- a CDS encoding ImmA/IrrE family metallo-endopeptidase — translation MDPLISDYLAYLRRRHAQVGYVSDMDALAGRLDIPVLQGQHSLAQAAPPDEDTPWVQVQRRSPRQQRRADTAHELVHALSEQGQYTPAIRREHASVNDTGKQALDEHLELLTEHGADALLMPDALVTELTVRYGESAAVIAHLAHEADVSLQQALRRFVFLNTAQRRTGYLMQGNYIWYALTTGWTPEWIGSRLDELAFLEAGGTLYQSSYGRTGRIAFYCET, via the coding sequence GTGGACCCCCTGATCTCAGACTACCTGGCCTACCTGCGGCGGCGACATGCCCAGGTAGGTTACGTGTCTGATATGGACGCACTGGCGGGGCGTTTGGATATTCCGGTTTTGCAGGGACAGCACAGCTTGGCTCAGGCGGCCCCCCCTGATGAGGACACACCCTGGGTGCAGGTACAGCGCCGCAGCCCCCGCCAGCAGCGCCGCGCCGACACCGCCCACGAGCTGGTCCATGCCTTGAGCGAGCAGGGGCAGTACACCCCGGCCATTCGGCGCGAACATGCCAGCGTGAACGATACAGGCAAACAGGCACTGGATGAACATCTGGAACTGCTGACCGAACATGGCGCCGACGCCCTCTTGATGCCTGACGCTTTGGTCACTGAGCTGACCGTCCGCTACGGCGAGTCAGCGGCCGTGATTGCCCATTTGGCACACGAGGCGGATGTTTCCTTGCAACAGGCTCTGCGGCGCTTCGTGTTTCTGAACACGGCCCAGCGGCGCACCGGCTACCTGATGCAGGGCAATTACATCTGGTACGCCCTGACCACCGGCTGGACGCCCGAATGGATCGGTTCGCGGTTAGATGAGTTGGCTTTTCTGGAAGCCGGAGGCACGCTGTACCAGTCGTCGTATGGACGCACCGGGCGCATTGCGTTTTATTGCGAAACCTGA
- a CDS encoding arginase, translating to MLLSVDWDAYSGTRELVFDAPIWGTPDRDHDRLAAWQQRAARRGGTNWEALDSDFPLYPGWPDLRQYAGTPTAVTLSHADIWPWLERWPGQDVLNIDSHHDLSSFSGDSTRLRPGNWAGLALSAGLVRRYECRYPVWHAELPVAEGYDLARTQAELDALLPAPLLESVTLTRSAELPPPEQVTALLLVQSPAWTNPAHDREFWALAEDLGAEVLVEPLRREGQV from the coding sequence ATGCTGCTTTCCGTGGACTGGGACGCCTACTCCGGCACCCGTGAACTGGTGTTCGACGCGCCGATCTGGGGCACGCCGGACCGCGATCATGACCGCCTGGCGGCCTGGCAGCAGCGGGCGGCGCGGCGTGGCGGCACCAACTGGGAGGCGCTGGACAGCGACTTTCCGCTGTACCCCGGCTGGCCCGACTTGCGGCAGTATGCGGGTACTCCTACGGCCGTGACCCTGTCGCACGCTGACATCTGGCCCTGGCTGGAGCGCTGGCCAGGCCAGGACGTGCTGAACATAGACAGTCACCACGATCTGAGCAGCTTCAGTGGCGACAGTACCCGCCTGCGCCCCGGCAACTGGGCTGGGCTGGCGCTGTCAGCTGGATTGGTGCGCCGCTACGAGTGCCGCTATCCCGTCTGGCACGCGGAGTTGCCGGTGGCTGAGGGCTACGATCTGGCCCGCACCCAGGCTGAATTGGACGCACTGCTCCCCGCGCCCCTGCTGGAGAGCGTCACCCTGACCCGCAGCGCCGAACTTCCCCCGCCGGAACAGGTGACCGCGCTGCTGCTGGTGCAGTCACCCGCCTGGACCAACCCCGCCCACGACCGCGAGTTCTGGGCGCTGGCGGAGGATTTGGGCGCGGAGGTGCTGGTAGAGCCGCTCCGCAGAGAGGGGC
- a CDS encoding GNAT family N-acetyltransferase, giving the protein MPSLTLREAQRSDFPALAEILSLTQPDWPTGAEDLQRQDDTRDPAHFALRVVAEQAGQIVGVGHVGHDDFAFEPWRYWSALDVHPDFQRQGVGTALYSELKRHLQERGAREVRTMLSSKPQDAAGRAFLERRGWRVGWERFESQLDTRDTDLSTFDGLLTGVAEQGVRLMSLAELAADPDRDRRLHELDWLLFQDVPSGLTPTKKSLDQWVKDELADPQLRPELSFVAVGDGPSDPLTGSYVGYSTIGKSRGEHYYIGMTGVLRSHRGRGLAKALKVAAMRELQAQGGGVIKTFNDTPNRAMLTMNEALGFQRTATMYRYELELS; this is encoded by the coding sequence ATGCCTTCTCTCACCCTGCGTGAAGCGCAGCGCTCCGACTTTCCGGCCCTGGCTGAGATTCTCAGCCTGACCCAGCCCGACTGGCCGACCGGGGCGGAGGACTTGCAGCGCCAAGACGACACCCGCGACCCAGCCCATTTCGCGCTGCGTGTCGTGGCCGAACAGGCGGGGCAGATTGTGGGTGTCGGTCATGTCGGGCATGACGATTTTGCTTTTGAACCCTGGCGGTATTGGAGCGCTCTGGATGTCCACCCGGACTTTCAGCGGCAGGGTGTGGGGACAGCGCTGTACAGCGAACTAAAGCGCCATTTGCAGGAACGCGGCGCCCGCGAGGTACGGACCATGCTCAGCAGCAAGCCTCAGGACGCGGCGGGGCGGGCCTTCCTAGAGCGCCGGGGCTGGCGCGTGGGGTGGGAACGTTTCGAATCACAGCTGGATACGCGGGACACGGACCTGAGTACCTTTGATGGTCTACTGACCGGGGTGGCCGAGCAGGGCGTCAGGCTCATGTCACTGGCCGAACTGGCCGCCGATCCGGACCGAGACCGCCGGCTGCACGAGCTGGACTGGCTGCTGTTTCAGGACGTTCCTTCGGGTCTGACCCCCACCAAAAAGTCGCTGGACCAGTGGGTCAAAGATGAACTGGCCGACCCTCAGCTGCGGCCAGAGCTGTCTTTCGTGGCGGTTGGGGATGGCCCGAGCGATCCGCTGACGGGCAGTTATGTCGGTTACAGCACCATCGGCAAAAGCCGGGGCGAACACTACTACATCGGTATGACCGGGGTGCTGCGCAGCCACCGGGGCCGCGGCCTCGCCAAGGCACTCAAGGTGGCAGCCATGCGTGAGCTTCAGGCCCAGGGCGGCGGCGTCATCAAGACCTTCAACGACACGCCAAATAGGGCCATGCTGACCATGAATGAAGCGCTGGGCTTTCAGCGGACGGCGACCATGTACCGCTACGAGCTGGAGCTCTCCTGA